A portion of the Meriones unguiculatus strain TT.TT164.6M chromosome 14, Bangor_MerUng_6.1, whole genome shotgun sequence genome contains these proteins:
- the Sirt2 gene encoding NAD-dependent protein deacetylase sirtuin-2 isoform X4, producing MAEPDPSDSLETQAGKVQEAQDSDPDTEGGAIGGEAEMDFLRNLFSQTLGLGSQKERLLDELTLEGVTRYMQSERCRRVICLVGAGISTSAGIPDFRSPSTGLYANLEKYHLPYPEAIFEISYFKKHPEPFFALAKELYPGQFKPTICHYFIRLLKEKGLLLRCYTQNIDTLERVAGLEPQDLVEAHGTFYTSHCVSPSCRKEYSLSWMKEKIFSEATPKCEKCQSVVKPDIVFFGENLPSRFFSCMQSDFSKVDLLIIMGTSLQVQPFASLISKAPLSTPRLLINKEKTGQTDPFLGMMMGLGGGMDFDSKKAYRDVAWLGDCDQGCLALADLLGWKKELEDLVRREHASIDAQSGPQAPNPGTTTSPKKSPPPAREREEH from the exons ATGGCCGAGCCGGACC cctctGACTCTCTGGAGACCCAGGCAGGGAAGGTGCAGGAGGCTCAG GATTCAGACCCGGACACTGAGGGAGGAGCCATCGGTGGAGAGGCAGAGA TGGACTTCCTGCGGAATTTATTCTCCCAGACTCTGGGCCTGGGCTCCCAGAAGGAGCGCCTGCTGGATGAGCTGACCCTCGAAGGAGTGACCCGCTACATGCAGAGCGAGCGCT GTCGCAGGGTCATCTGTCTGGTGGGAGCTGGAATCTCCACAT CTGCAGGTATCCCTGATTTCCGCTCCCCGTCCACTGGCCTCTATGCAAACTTGGAGAAGTACCACCTTCCTTACCCGGAGGCCATCTTCGAGATCAGTTACTTCAAG AAACATCCGGAACCCTTCTTTGCCCTTGCCAAGGAGCTCTACCCTGGGCAGTTCAAG CCAACCATCTGCCATTACTTCATCCGCCTGCTGAAGGAGAAGGGGCTGCTGCTGCGATGCTACACGCAG AACATAGACACGCTGGAGCGAGTGGCGGGGCTGGAGCCCCAGGACCTGGTGGAGGCCCACGGCACCTTCTACACGTCACACTGCGTCAGCCCCTCCTGCCGGAAGGAGTACTCCCTGAGCTGGATGAAAG AGAAGATCTTCTCAGAAGCAACTCCCAAGTGTGAGAAATGTCAGAGTGTGGTAAAGCCTG ACATCGTGTTTTTCGGTGAGAATCTCCCATCGCGCTTCTTCTCCTGCATGCAGTCA GACTTCTCCAAGGTGGACCTCCTCATCATCATGGGCACCTCCCTGCAGGTGCAGCCCTTCGCCTCCCTCATCAGCAA GGCGCCGCTCTCCACGCCACGCCTGCTCATCAACAAGGAAAAGACAGGCCAG ACGGACCCCTTCCTCGGCATGATGATGGGCTTGGGAGGTGGCATGGATTTCGACTCCAAGAAGGCTTACAG GGACGTGGCCTGGCTAGGTGACTGTGACCAAGGCTGCCTGGCCCTCGCTGACCTCCTGGGATGGAAG AAGGAGCTGGAAGACCTTGTCCGGAGGGAGCACGCCAGCATAGATGCCCAGTCAGGGCCACAGGCCCCCAACCCTGGCACCACCACCTCCCCTAAAAAGTCCCCACCTCCtgccagagagagggaggagcacTAG
- the Sirt2 gene encoding NAD-dependent protein deacetylase sirtuin-2 isoform X2, whose product MAEPDHPMRWEHDRTGLILRGAILGVVSSCNPSTWEAKDSDPDTEGGAIGGEAEMDFLRNLFSQTLGLGSQKERLLDELTLEGVTRYMQSERCRRVICLVGAGISTSAGIPDFRSPSTGLYANLEKYHLPYPEAIFEISYFKKHPEPFFALAKELYPGQFKPTICHYFIRLLKEKGLLLRCYTQNIDTLERVAGLEPQDLVEAHGTFYTSHCVSPSCRKEYSLSWMKEKIFSEATPKCEKCQSVVKPDIVFFGENLPSRFFSCMQSDFSKVDLLIIMGTSLQVQPFASLISKAPLSTPRLLINKEKTGQTDPFLGMMMGLGGGMDFDSKKAYRDVAWLGDCDQGCLALADLLGWKKELEDLVRREHASIDAQSGPQAPNPGTTTSPKKSPPPAREREEH is encoded by the exons ATGGCCGAGCCGGACC ATCCCATGAGGTGGGAGCATGACCGTACAGGGCTCATTCTAAGAGGAGCAATCCTGGGTGTGGTGtcatcctgtaatcccagcacttgggaggccaag GATTCAGACCCGGACACTGAGGGAGGAGCCATCGGTGGAGAGGCAGAGA TGGACTTCCTGCGGAATTTATTCTCCCAGACTCTGGGCCTGGGCTCCCAGAAGGAGCGCCTGCTGGATGAGCTGACCCTCGAAGGAGTGACCCGCTACATGCAGAGCGAGCGCT GTCGCAGGGTCATCTGTCTGGTGGGAGCTGGAATCTCCACAT CTGCAGGTATCCCTGATTTCCGCTCCCCGTCCACTGGCCTCTATGCAAACTTGGAGAAGTACCACCTTCCTTACCCGGAGGCCATCTTCGAGATCAGTTACTTCAAG AAACATCCGGAACCCTTCTTTGCCCTTGCCAAGGAGCTCTACCCTGGGCAGTTCAAG CCAACCATCTGCCATTACTTCATCCGCCTGCTGAAGGAGAAGGGGCTGCTGCTGCGATGCTACACGCAG AACATAGACACGCTGGAGCGAGTGGCGGGGCTGGAGCCCCAGGACCTGGTGGAGGCCCACGGCACCTTCTACACGTCACACTGCGTCAGCCCCTCCTGCCGGAAGGAGTACTCCCTGAGCTGGATGAAAG AGAAGATCTTCTCAGAAGCAACTCCCAAGTGTGAGAAATGTCAGAGTGTGGTAAAGCCTG ACATCGTGTTTTTCGGTGAGAATCTCCCATCGCGCTTCTTCTCCTGCATGCAGTCA GACTTCTCCAAGGTGGACCTCCTCATCATCATGGGCACCTCCCTGCAGGTGCAGCCCTTCGCCTCCCTCATCAGCAA GGCGCCGCTCTCCACGCCACGCCTGCTCATCAACAAGGAAAAGACAGGCCAG ACGGACCCCTTCCTCGGCATGATGATGGGCTTGGGAGGTGGCATGGATTTCGACTCCAAGAAGGCTTACAG GGACGTGGCCTGGCTAGGTGACTGTGACCAAGGCTGCCTGGCCCTCGCTGACCTCCTGGGATGGAAG AAGGAGCTGGAAGACCTTGTCCGGAGGGAGCACGCCAGCATAGATGCCCAGTCAGGGCCACAGGCCCCCAACCCTGGCACCACCACCTCCCCTAAAAAGTCCCCACCTCCtgccagagagagggaggagcacTAG
- the Sirt2 gene encoding NAD-dependent protein deacetylase sirtuin-2 isoform X1 has translation MAEPDHPMRWEHDRTGLILRGAILGVVSSCNPSTWEAKDSDPDTEGGAIGGEAEMDFLRNLFSQTLGLGSQKERLLDELTLEGVTRYMQSERCRRVICLVGAGISTSAGIPDFRSPSTGLYANLEKYHLPYPEAIFEISYFKKHPEPFFALAKELYPGQFKPTICHYFIRLLKEKGLLLRCYTQNIDTLERVAGLEPQDLVEAHGTFYTSHCVSPSCRKEYSLSWMKEKIFSEATPKCEKCQSVVKPDIVFFGENLPSRFFSCMQSDFSKVDLLIIMGTSLQVQPFASLISKAPLSTPRLLINKEKTGQGLFAPLAVLSPQTDPFLGMMMGLGGGMDFDSKKAYRDVAWLGDCDQGCLALADLLGWKKELEDLVRREHASIDAQSGPQAPNPGTTTSPKKSPPPAREREEH, from the exons ATGGCCGAGCCGGACC ATCCCATGAGGTGGGAGCATGACCGTACAGGGCTCATTCTAAGAGGAGCAATCCTGGGTGTGGTGtcatcctgtaatcccagcacttgggaggccaag GATTCAGACCCGGACACTGAGGGAGGAGCCATCGGTGGAGAGGCAGAGA TGGACTTCCTGCGGAATTTATTCTCCCAGACTCTGGGCCTGGGCTCCCAGAAGGAGCGCCTGCTGGATGAGCTGACCCTCGAAGGAGTGACCCGCTACATGCAGAGCGAGCGCT GTCGCAGGGTCATCTGTCTGGTGGGAGCTGGAATCTCCACAT CTGCAGGTATCCCTGATTTCCGCTCCCCGTCCACTGGCCTCTATGCAAACTTGGAGAAGTACCACCTTCCTTACCCGGAGGCCATCTTCGAGATCAGTTACTTCAAG AAACATCCGGAACCCTTCTTTGCCCTTGCCAAGGAGCTCTACCCTGGGCAGTTCAAG CCAACCATCTGCCATTACTTCATCCGCCTGCTGAAGGAGAAGGGGCTGCTGCTGCGATGCTACACGCAG AACATAGACACGCTGGAGCGAGTGGCGGGGCTGGAGCCCCAGGACCTGGTGGAGGCCCACGGCACCTTCTACACGTCACACTGCGTCAGCCCCTCCTGCCGGAAGGAGTACTCCCTGAGCTGGATGAAAG AGAAGATCTTCTCAGAAGCAACTCCCAAGTGTGAGAAATGTCAGAGTGTGGTAAAGCCTG ACATCGTGTTTTTCGGTGAGAATCTCCCATCGCGCTTCTTCTCCTGCATGCAGTCA GACTTCTCCAAGGTGGACCTCCTCATCATCATGGGCACCTCCCTGCAGGTGCAGCCCTTCGCCTCCCTCATCAGCAA GGCGCCGCTCTCCACGCCACGCCTGCTCATCAACAAGGAAAAGACAGGCCAG GGGCTGTTCGCACCCCTTGCTGTCCTCTCCCCACAGACGGACCCCTTCCTCGGCATGATGATGGGCTTGGGAGGTGGCATGGATTTCGACTCCAAGAAGGCTTACAG GGACGTGGCCTGGCTAGGTGACTGTGACCAAGGCTGCCTGGCCCTCGCTGACCTCCTGGGATGGAAG AAGGAGCTGGAAGACCTTGTCCGGAGGGAGCACGCCAGCATAGATGCCCAGTCAGGGCCACAGGCCCCCAACCCTGGCACCACCACCTCCCCTAAAAAGTCCCCACCTCCtgccagagagagggaggagcacTAG
- the Sirt2 gene encoding NAD-dependent protein deacetylase sirtuin-2 isoform X5, with translation MDFLRNLFSQTLGLGSQKERLLDELTLEGVTRYMQSERCRRVICLVGAGISTSAGIPDFRSPSTGLYANLEKYHLPYPEAIFEISYFKKHPEPFFALAKELYPGQFKPTICHYFIRLLKEKGLLLRCYTQNIDTLERVAGLEPQDLVEAHGTFYTSHCVSPSCRKEYSLSWMKEKIFSEATPKCEKCQSVVKPDIVFFGENLPSRFFSCMQSDFSKVDLLIIMGTSLQVQPFASLISKAPLSTPRLLINKEKTGQGLFAPLAVLSPQTDPFLGMMMGLGGGMDFDSKKAYRDVAWLGDCDQGCLALADLLGWKKELEDLVRREHASIDAQSGPQAPNPGTTTSPKKSPPPAREREEH, from the exons A TGGACTTCCTGCGGAATTTATTCTCCCAGACTCTGGGCCTGGGCTCCCAGAAGGAGCGCCTGCTGGATGAGCTGACCCTCGAAGGAGTGACCCGCTACATGCAGAGCGAGCGCT GTCGCAGGGTCATCTGTCTGGTGGGAGCTGGAATCTCCACAT CTGCAGGTATCCCTGATTTCCGCTCCCCGTCCACTGGCCTCTATGCAAACTTGGAGAAGTACCACCTTCCTTACCCGGAGGCCATCTTCGAGATCAGTTACTTCAAG AAACATCCGGAACCCTTCTTTGCCCTTGCCAAGGAGCTCTACCCTGGGCAGTTCAAG CCAACCATCTGCCATTACTTCATCCGCCTGCTGAAGGAGAAGGGGCTGCTGCTGCGATGCTACACGCAG AACATAGACACGCTGGAGCGAGTGGCGGGGCTGGAGCCCCAGGACCTGGTGGAGGCCCACGGCACCTTCTACACGTCACACTGCGTCAGCCCCTCCTGCCGGAAGGAGTACTCCCTGAGCTGGATGAAAG AGAAGATCTTCTCAGAAGCAACTCCCAAGTGTGAGAAATGTCAGAGTGTGGTAAAGCCTG ACATCGTGTTTTTCGGTGAGAATCTCCCATCGCGCTTCTTCTCCTGCATGCAGTCA GACTTCTCCAAGGTGGACCTCCTCATCATCATGGGCACCTCCCTGCAGGTGCAGCCCTTCGCCTCCCTCATCAGCAA GGCGCCGCTCTCCACGCCACGCCTGCTCATCAACAAGGAAAAGACAGGCCAG GGGCTGTTCGCACCCCTTGCTGTCCTCTCCCCACAGACGGACCCCTTCCTCGGCATGATGATGGGCTTGGGAGGTGGCATGGATTTCGACTCCAAGAAGGCTTACAG GGACGTGGCCTGGCTAGGTGACTGTGACCAAGGCTGCCTGGCCCTCGCTGACCTCCTGGGATGGAAG AAGGAGCTGGAAGACCTTGTCCGGAGGGAGCACGCCAGCATAGATGCCCAGTCAGGGCCACAGGCCCCCAACCCTGGCACCACCACCTCCCCTAAAAAGTCCCCACCTCCtgccagagagagggaggagcacTAG
- the Sirt2 gene encoding NAD-dependent protein deacetylase sirtuin-2 isoform X6, which produces MDFLRNLFSQTLGLGSQKERLLDELTLEGVTRYMQSERCRRVICLVGAGISTSAGIPDFRSPSTGLYANLEKYHLPYPEAIFEISYFKKHPEPFFALAKELYPGQFKPTICHYFIRLLKEKGLLLRCYTQNIDTLERVAGLEPQDLVEAHGTFYTSHCVSPSCRKEYSLSWMKEKIFSEATPKCEKCQSVVKPDIVFFGENLPSRFFSCMQSDFSKVDLLIIMGTSLQVQPFASLISKAPLSTPRLLINKEKTGQTDPFLGMMMGLGGGMDFDSKKAYRDVAWLGDCDQGCLALADLLGWKKELEDLVRREHASIDAQSGPQAPNPGTTTSPKKSPPPAREREEH; this is translated from the exons A TGGACTTCCTGCGGAATTTATTCTCCCAGACTCTGGGCCTGGGCTCCCAGAAGGAGCGCCTGCTGGATGAGCTGACCCTCGAAGGAGTGACCCGCTACATGCAGAGCGAGCGCT GTCGCAGGGTCATCTGTCTGGTGGGAGCTGGAATCTCCACAT CTGCAGGTATCCCTGATTTCCGCTCCCCGTCCACTGGCCTCTATGCAAACTTGGAGAAGTACCACCTTCCTTACCCGGAGGCCATCTTCGAGATCAGTTACTTCAAG AAACATCCGGAACCCTTCTTTGCCCTTGCCAAGGAGCTCTACCCTGGGCAGTTCAAG CCAACCATCTGCCATTACTTCATCCGCCTGCTGAAGGAGAAGGGGCTGCTGCTGCGATGCTACACGCAG AACATAGACACGCTGGAGCGAGTGGCGGGGCTGGAGCCCCAGGACCTGGTGGAGGCCCACGGCACCTTCTACACGTCACACTGCGTCAGCCCCTCCTGCCGGAAGGAGTACTCCCTGAGCTGGATGAAAG AGAAGATCTTCTCAGAAGCAACTCCCAAGTGTGAGAAATGTCAGAGTGTGGTAAAGCCTG ACATCGTGTTTTTCGGTGAGAATCTCCCATCGCGCTTCTTCTCCTGCATGCAGTCA GACTTCTCCAAGGTGGACCTCCTCATCATCATGGGCACCTCCCTGCAGGTGCAGCCCTTCGCCTCCCTCATCAGCAA GGCGCCGCTCTCCACGCCACGCCTGCTCATCAACAAGGAAAAGACAGGCCAG ACGGACCCCTTCCTCGGCATGATGATGGGCTTGGGAGGTGGCATGGATTTCGACTCCAAGAAGGCTTACAG GGACGTGGCCTGGCTAGGTGACTGTGACCAAGGCTGCCTGGCCCTCGCTGACCTCCTGGGATGGAAG AAGGAGCTGGAAGACCTTGTCCGGAGGGAGCACGCCAGCATAGATGCCCAGTCAGGGCCACAGGCCCCCAACCCTGGCACCACCACCTCCCCTAAAAAGTCCCCACCTCCtgccagagagagggaggagcacTAG
- the Sirt2 gene encoding NAD-dependent protein deacetylase sirtuin-2 isoform X3 produces MAEPDPSDSLETQAGKVQEAQDSDPDTEGGAIGGEAEMDFLRNLFSQTLGLGSQKERLLDELTLEGVTRYMQSERCRRVICLVGAGISTSAGIPDFRSPSTGLYANLEKYHLPYPEAIFEISYFKKHPEPFFALAKELYPGQFKPTICHYFIRLLKEKGLLLRCYTQNIDTLERVAGLEPQDLVEAHGTFYTSHCVSPSCRKEYSLSWMKEKIFSEATPKCEKCQSVVKPDIVFFGENLPSRFFSCMQSDFSKVDLLIIMGTSLQVQPFASLISKAPLSTPRLLINKEKTGQGLFAPLAVLSPQTDPFLGMMMGLGGGMDFDSKKAYRDVAWLGDCDQGCLALADLLGWKKELEDLVRREHASIDAQSGPQAPNPGTTTSPKKSPPPAREREEH; encoded by the exons ATGGCCGAGCCGGACC cctctGACTCTCTGGAGACCCAGGCAGGGAAGGTGCAGGAGGCTCAG GATTCAGACCCGGACACTGAGGGAGGAGCCATCGGTGGAGAGGCAGAGA TGGACTTCCTGCGGAATTTATTCTCCCAGACTCTGGGCCTGGGCTCCCAGAAGGAGCGCCTGCTGGATGAGCTGACCCTCGAAGGAGTGACCCGCTACATGCAGAGCGAGCGCT GTCGCAGGGTCATCTGTCTGGTGGGAGCTGGAATCTCCACAT CTGCAGGTATCCCTGATTTCCGCTCCCCGTCCACTGGCCTCTATGCAAACTTGGAGAAGTACCACCTTCCTTACCCGGAGGCCATCTTCGAGATCAGTTACTTCAAG AAACATCCGGAACCCTTCTTTGCCCTTGCCAAGGAGCTCTACCCTGGGCAGTTCAAG CCAACCATCTGCCATTACTTCATCCGCCTGCTGAAGGAGAAGGGGCTGCTGCTGCGATGCTACACGCAG AACATAGACACGCTGGAGCGAGTGGCGGGGCTGGAGCCCCAGGACCTGGTGGAGGCCCACGGCACCTTCTACACGTCACACTGCGTCAGCCCCTCCTGCCGGAAGGAGTACTCCCTGAGCTGGATGAAAG AGAAGATCTTCTCAGAAGCAACTCCCAAGTGTGAGAAATGTCAGAGTGTGGTAAAGCCTG ACATCGTGTTTTTCGGTGAGAATCTCCCATCGCGCTTCTTCTCCTGCATGCAGTCA GACTTCTCCAAGGTGGACCTCCTCATCATCATGGGCACCTCCCTGCAGGTGCAGCCCTTCGCCTCCCTCATCAGCAA GGCGCCGCTCTCCACGCCACGCCTGCTCATCAACAAGGAAAAGACAGGCCAG GGGCTGTTCGCACCCCTTGCTGTCCTCTCCCCACAGACGGACCCCTTCCTCGGCATGATGATGGGCTTGGGAGGTGGCATGGATTTCGACTCCAAGAAGGCTTACAG GGACGTGGCCTGGCTAGGTGACTGTGACCAAGGCTGCCTGGCCCTCGCTGACCTCCTGGGATGGAAG AAGGAGCTGGAAGACCTTGTCCGGAGGGAGCACGCCAGCATAGATGCCCAGTCAGGGCCACAGGCCCCCAACCCTGGCACCACCACCTCCCCTAAAAAGTCCCCACCTCCtgccagagagagggaggagcacTAG